The Mobula hypostoma unplaced genomic scaffold, sMobHyp1.1 scaffold_36, whole genome shotgun sequence genome window below encodes:
- the LOC134341552 gene encoding probable G-protein coupled receptor 139, giving the protein MGQSPGTASWNVAEAPKNVFWAAQLIFAKYEWMTLDFRISHALKVIQVIYYPGHAIIALPVHLVTILILSRGKCGLSRVVTRYLVAMAAADLMVVVLDLILNKIPNIYAPIELLIWAADTPVCQIHAVLLYAATDCSVWFTVTFTFDRFVAICCQKLKTKYCTGRTAAVMLGTVTAISCLRNIYWYFRFSGYYAALIAPFICVDTAGYVSLFVGMSIDLFNYLLTPVIPFLLVLLTNALTIRHVLVTSRGRRRLRRADKGQSARDPEMESRRKSLVLLLIISGNFVLLWAPFTVYSAWNRLSATSAVTLPADSLRGLGSMLQILSCCTNTALYAVTQTKFREQLKDAIKYPLALIAARMS; this is encoded by the exons ATGGGCCAGAGTCCGGGAACAGCATCGTGGAATGTCGCAGAAGCTCCGAAGAATGTCTTCTGGGCTGCTCAGTTGATCTTTGCGAAGTATGAATGGATGACCTTGGATTTTCGAATCTCGCACGCATTAAAAGTCATTCAAGTGATTTACTACCCTGGTCACGCTATCATTGCTCTTCCCG TGCACCTGGTGACGATTTTAATCCTGTCCAgaggaaagtgcggtctctccagAGTTGTCACTCGCTACCTAGTTGCCATGGCAGCGGCGGATCTTATGGTTGTTGTCCTGGACCTGATACTGAACAAGATTCCGAATATTTACGCGCCAATTGAACTTCTCATCTGGGCTGCGGACACACCAGTGTGTCAAATCCACGCCGTCCTGCTTTACGCCGCCACCGATTGTTCggtctggttcaccgtcactttCACATTTGACCGGTTTGTGGCCATTTGTTGccagaagctgaaaacaaaatattgcaccgggAGAACTGCGGCTGTGATGCTGGGGACAGTGACTGCGATCAGCTGTTtaaggaacatttactggtatttTCGATTCTCGGGGTATTATGCAGCGCTGATCGCTCCATTTATTTGTGTAGATACCGCAGGTTATGTGTCTTTATTTGTCGGAATGTCaattgatttatttaattacCTTCTCACTCCTGTAATCCCATTCCTGCTGGTTCTCCTGACGAATGCATTAACCATCCGGCACGTTTTAGTCACCAGCAGAGGGCGCAGGAGACTCCGGCGTGCTGACAAGGGAcagagtgccagagacccggagatggagagccGCAGAAAATCGCTCGTTTTACTGCTGATCATCTCTGGCAATTTCGTCCTGCTGTGGGCACCGTTCACTGTGTATTCTGCGTGGAACCGACTGTCTGCTACCTCTGCCGTGACGCTTCCTGCTGATTCTCTGCGAGGACTGGGCTCGATGCTGCAGATTCTGAGCTGCTGCACAAACACGGCTCTTTACGCCGTCACCCAGACCAAGTTCAGGGAGCAACTGAAGGACGCGATAAAATATCCCCTGGCTCTCATTGCCGCAAGGATGTCATGA